The Pseudodesulfovibrio sp. zrk46 genome contains a region encoding:
- a CDS encoding nitroreductase has product MHHNDNPVFQAMFERRSIRKYTDEPVSKEDITAILEAGQWAPSGLNNQPWRFLVVNQDDPRHDKLQDCTKYAHIVRASAACICVMLERDAMYSEIKDHQGAGACIQNMLLATHALGLGAVWLGEIINDQARTLGALGLDTGKYELQAVIALGHPDQKGSSKRKPLSELLLEEL; this is encoded by the coding sequence ATGCACCACAACGACAACCCCGTCTTTCAAGCGATGTTCGAACGCCGCTCCATCCGCAAATACACGGACGAGCCGGTATCCAAAGAGGACATCACCGCTATTCTCGAAGCAGGACAATGGGCACCTAGCGGCCTCAATAACCAGCCGTGGCGTTTTTTGGTAGTAAATCAAGACGATCCACGCCATGATAAATTGCAGGACTGCACCAAATACGCCCACATCGTTCGCGCCTCCGCCGCATGCATCTGCGTGATGCTGGAACGCGACGCCATGTACAGCGAAATCAAAGACCATCAGGGCGCCGGAGCCTGCATCCAGAATATGCTTCTGGCGACACACGCCCTGGGACTCGGCGCGGTCTGGCTGGGTGAGATCATCAACGATCAGGCCCGCACCCTCGGCGCACTGGGATTGGACACCGGGAAATACGAACTCCAGGCGGTCATCGCCCTTGGCCATCCCGACCAGAAAGGCAGCTCAAAACGCAAACCTCTTTCCGAACTCCTGTTGGAGGAACTCTAA
- a CDS encoding sigma-70 family RNA polymerase sigma factor → MDERYETEIIRDVLQGNMQRFEKLVREYQGPVFNLMFRTVNDDNVAADLAQETFFKAYSRLETFDTTKRFFPWLYSIGLNVARDHLRSRGRDFHVYMENPSVMYRDDGVRDEQTMVEERLDGGKMLEFIQQMAPKYREALLLRFKHGLSMKEIGEALDITVSGAKMRVSRGLDIVREEFGEVSDAS, encoded by the coding sequence ATGGACGAAAGATACGAAACAGAGATAATCCGGGATGTGTTGCAGGGAAATATGCAACGCTTTGAGAAGCTGGTGCGCGAGTACCAGGGTCCGGTGTTCAACCTCATGTTCCGTACCGTAAACGATGATAATGTCGCCGCCGATCTCGCTCAGGAGACTTTCTTCAAGGCGTATTCCCGGTTGGAGACATTTGATACGACAAAGCGTTTTTTCCCTTGGCTTTATTCCATAGGGCTGAACGTGGCTCGCGATCACCTCCGCAGCCGGGGACGCGATTTTCACGTGTATATGGAGAATCCTTCCGTCATGTATCGAGACGATGGCGTAAGGGATGAGCAGACAATGGTTGAAGAACGTCTCGATGGCGGGAAAATGCTGGAGTTTATCCAGCAGATGGCCCCCAAATACCGTGAGGCGCTCCTGTTGCGTTTCAAACACGGTCTCTCCATGAAGGAGATAGGCGAGGCGCTGGACATCACGGTGAGTGGTGCAAAGATGCGTGTCAGCCGGGGGCTGGATATAGTACGAGAAGAATTCGGGGAGGTGTCGGATGCCTCATAG
- a CDS encoding glycogen-binding domain-containing protein: MPHRHNGDPLDANIMEQIRNMPERPVPADFSARVMSGLQPKKPSAWMRFKLWLTKPRSFTFTPLQAAPALACALVLLVFGFYQMQGPSPENGVRLTSVRFVMDDAGKQATSVSVIGSFNDWKTEESSMWYDQKNGKWVLEAKLPPGDHEYVFLVDGNRLVPDPQAAMTRDDGFGNKNSILFVNGDHEQHI; encoded by the coding sequence ATGCCTCATAGACATAATGGTGATCCGCTGGATGCCAACATAATGGAACAGATCAGGAACATGCCGGAAAGGCCTGTCCCGGCCGATTTCTCGGCGCGGGTCATGTCTGGCCTGCAGCCGAAGAAGCCGTCTGCATGGATGCGCTTCAAGCTGTGGCTGACAAAGCCCAGATCGTTCACATTCACGCCGCTTCAGGCAGCGCCAGCTCTGGCATGCGCGTTGGTCCTTCTGGTGTTTGGTTTTTACCAGATGCAAGGGCCTTCCCCTGAGAACGGCGTTCGTCTGACCTCTGTTCGTTTTGTCATGGATGATGCGGGCAAGCAGGCAACATCGGTATCTGTCATTGGTTCCTTCAATGATTGGAAGACGGAAGAGTCTTCCATGTGGTATGATCAGAAAAATGGCAAGTGGGTGCTGGAGGCCAAGTTGCCTCCGGGCGACCATGAGTATGTTTTCCTGGTGGATGGCAACAGGCTGGTGCCTGATCCGCAGGCAGCCATGACCCGGGATGACGGTTTCGGTAACAAGAATTCCATTCTTTTCGTTAATGGGGACCATGAACAGCACATTTAA